One genomic segment of Pristiophorus japonicus isolate sPriJap1 unplaced genomic scaffold, sPriJap1.hap1 HAP1_SCAFFOLD_29, whole genome shotgun sequence includes these proteins:
- the LOC139248205 gene encoding zinc finger protein 23-like yields MEAEGTVHSGEKRYTCSVCGQGFSQSSNLERHKRSHIGEKPCKCEDCGKRFNYPSQLKMHQPFTCSDCGKGLTASSHLLTHQVPTGERLFICSDCGKGFTASSHLLTHQQVPTGGRPFICSDCGKGFTQSSSLLRQQRVHTGERPFKCSDCEKSFKSKQQLLTHQRVHTGERPFTCSECGKRFTQSSSLLIHQQVHTGERPFSCSDCGKGFTQLFALLRHQRVHTEERTFKCSNCKKSFKSKQQLLTHQRVHTGERPFTCSECGKGFTQLFALLTHQRVHTGERPFKCSDCEKSFKSKQHLLIHQRLHAGERPFTCSECGKGFILSYHLLRHQRIHTGERPFSCSECGMGFTRSAHLLRHQRIHTGERPFSCSECGKGFIRSSNLLSHQRVHK; encoded by the coding sequence atggaagcagaaggcaccgttcacagtggggagaaacggtacacgtgctctgtgtgtggacaaggcttcagccaatcatccaacctggagagacacaagcgcagtcacattggggagaaaccatgtaaatgtgaggactgtgggaaacgattcaactacccgtcccagctgaaaATGCACCAGCCGtttacctgctccgactgtgggaagggactcactgcatcatcccacctgctgacacaccaagttcccactggggagaggctgttcatctgctccgactgtgggaagggattcactgcatcatcccacctgctgacacaccagcaagttcccactggggggaggccattcatctgctccgactgtgggaagggattcactcagtcatccagcctgctgagacagcagcgagttcacactggggagagaccttttaaatgttctgactgtgagaagagttttaaaagcaaacagcaactcctgacacaccagcgagttcacactggggagaggccgttcacctgctccgagtgtgggaagagattcactcagtcatccagcctgctgatacaccagcaagttcacactggggaaagaccgttctcctgctccgactgtgggaagggattcactcagttattcgccctgctgagacaccagcgagttcacactgaggagagaacTTTTAAATGTTCTAACTgtaagaagagttttaaaagcaaacagcaactcctgacacaccagcgagttcacactggggagaggccgttcacctgctccgagtgtgggaagggattcactcagttattcgccctgctgacacaccagcgagttcacactggggagaggccttttaaatgttctgactgtgagaagagttttaaaagcaaacagcacctgctgatacaccagcgacttcacgctggggagaggccgtttacctgctccgagtgtgggaagggattcattctgtcataccacctgctgagacaccagcgaattcacacaggggagaggccgttcagctgctctgaatgtgggatgggattcactcggtcagcccacctgctgagacaccagcgaattcacactggggagaggccgttcagctgctctgaatgtgggaagggattcattcgatcatccaacctgctgagccaccagcgagttcacaagtga